One part of the Sorangiineae bacterium MSr11954 genome encodes these proteins:
- a CDS encoding A24 family peptidase: MFPFLIAAVVLAAAAAWTDWRTGRIPNWLTFSVLAIAPFVHIARGLIQGLAKEDALLQGGFSVLGAVICVLVPAFLYTRNAIGGGDLKVFAAIGALCQYPIGFEAEMYGFLSLALIAPARLAYEGKLLRTMKNAVGLMINPFMPKEKKVVIQQEMMSWIRMGPGILIGAILTAALHWGE, encoded by the coding sequence ATGTTTCCCTTCCTCATTGCGGCCGTCGTACTCGCAGCCGCTGCGGCGTGGACGGATTGGCGGACCGGTCGAATCCCAAATTGGTTGACGTTCAGCGTTCTGGCGATTGCGCCCTTCGTGCATATTGCGCGTGGGTTGATCCAGGGGCTCGCCAAGGAGGATGCCCTCCTTCAAGGCGGCTTTTCGGTTCTCGGGGCCGTGATCTGCGTGCTCGTTCCGGCGTTTCTATACACGCGCAATGCCATCGGTGGCGGCGACTTGAAGGTCTTCGCAGCCATCGGCGCGCTCTGTCAGTATCCCATCGGATTCGAAGCGGAAATGTACGGTTTTCTGTCGCTCGCGCTCATCGCGCCGGCGCGACTGGCCTACGAGGGCAAGCTCCTTCGAACCATGAAGAACGCCGTCGGGCTCATGATCAATCCCTTCATGCCGAAGGAGAAAAAGGTCGTGATCCAACAAGAAATGATGAGTTGGATCCGAATGGGACCCGGCATCTTGATTGGCGCCATCCTGACTGCGGCGCTCCACTGGGGTGAGTAG
- the cpaB gene encoding Flp pilus assembly protein CpaB has product MNRRAFVIALVVTVIGVFLLALYQRRFETEASGGEKVKLLIAVKPIERGSVIVDDMIATREVPLAYVEDRAIKEFERPKIVGLRVGNLVQAQQTLMWTDLASNEEQRDLSGLIQPGSRAVSIHTSRDDSNAALIRPGDYVDVISVVPETAKTGEQEHMTSVVLMQRVLVLASGLSVSPQESVDPTLGGARYADNTLLTLSVTLPEAQVLALAAEKGRLAVVLRPPNDQRVTSQVTEYSTRQLLEARERANMAKGGRVTPIGPTNITTETNR; this is encoded by the coding sequence ATGAACCGCCGCGCTTTTGTCATCGCTCTGGTCGTCACCGTCATCGGCGTTTTTCTGCTCGCGCTGTATCAGCGCCGCTTCGAGACGGAGGCTTCGGGCGGTGAGAAGGTCAAGCTCCTCATCGCGGTCAAGCCCATCGAGCGCGGCTCCGTCATCGTCGACGACATGATCGCGACGCGCGAGGTGCCGCTGGCCTATGTGGAAGATCGCGCCATCAAGGAGTTCGAGCGGCCCAAAATCGTGGGCTTGCGCGTGGGCAACCTGGTGCAAGCGCAGCAAACGCTCATGTGGACCGACCTCGCCTCCAACGAGGAGCAGCGGGATTTGAGCGGGCTCATTCAGCCCGGCAGCCGCGCGGTCTCCATCCACACCTCGCGCGACGACTCCAACGCCGCGCTGATTCGCCCGGGTGACTACGTCGACGTCATCAGCGTCGTTCCGGAGACGGCCAAGACCGGCGAGCAGGAGCACATGACGTCGGTCGTGCTCATGCAGCGCGTCCTCGTCCTCGCCTCCGGCTTGAGCGTCTCGCCGCAGGAGTCGGTCGACCCCACCTTGGGCGGCGCGCGCTACGCGGACAACACCCTCCTGACCTTGAGCGTGACCTTGCCGGAGGCGCAGGTTCTTGCGCTGGCCGCGGAGAAAGGCCGCTTGGCCGTCGTGCTTCGTCCGCCGAACGACCAGCGCGTGACCTCTCAGGTCACCGAGTATTCCACCCGTCAACTTCTCGAAGCTCGAGAACGAGCAAACATGGCCAAAGGTGGGCGCGTTACTCCCATTGGACCCACGAACATCACCACGGAGACGAACAGATGA
- a CDS encoding KamA family radical SAM protein, which produces MSNALLNLLPNTPTATVKPPVDPATLTYRELERGPFWQKIPAYREVDEKQFLDHTWQAKHTITNTAKLLRAVEGLVSPAFIADAEEGFKRAPMSVRVSPYLLSLIDWEDPYSDPLRIQFVPVASRLLPDHPKLDLDSLHEQQDAPVPGLTHRYVDKALFLPLDTCPVYCRFCTRSYAIGLDTEGVEKVHLRANDERWKRAYEYIASRPELEDIVISGGDAYQLRAQQLEEIGMTLLAMPHVRRMRFATKGPAVMPMKILTDDAWTDALTRVVEKGRQLHKEVVLHTHFNHPREITGITQDAMNKLMERGVTVRNQSVLQRRVNDTPEQMTLLVKRLGHVNVHPYYVYVHDLVKGVEDLRTTLDTALYIEKHVRGATAGFNTPIFVVDAPGGGGKRDAHSYEYYDRESGISVYTAPAVKQGLFLYYDPLDQLSDTMRRRWADPAEHEVMIRLAIAKAREHVR; this is translated from the coding sequence ATGTCCAACGCGCTGCTGAACCTGTTGCCGAACACGCCCACCGCCACCGTCAAGCCCCCGGTCGACCCGGCCACCCTGACGTACCGCGAGCTGGAACGCGGGCCGTTCTGGCAGAAGATCCCCGCGTACCGCGAGGTCGACGAGAAGCAGTTCCTCGATCACACGTGGCAGGCGAAGCACACCATCACCAACACGGCCAAGCTGCTCCGTGCCGTGGAAGGTCTGGTGTCGCCCGCCTTCATCGCCGACGCCGAGGAGGGCTTCAAGCGCGCCCCCATGAGCGTGCGCGTGAGCCCGTACCTGCTCTCCCTCATCGACTGGGAGGATCCGTACAGCGATCCCCTGCGCATCCAGTTCGTGCCGGTGGCCTCGCGCCTCTTGCCGGATCATCCGAAGCTGGACCTCGACTCCTTGCACGAGCAGCAGGACGCGCCCGTCCCCGGCCTCACGCACCGCTATGTCGACAAAGCGCTCTTCCTCCCGCTCGATACCTGTCCCGTTTACTGCCGCTTCTGCACCCGCAGCTATGCGATCGGCCTCGACACCGAGGGCGTCGAGAAGGTGCACCTGCGCGCCAACGACGAGCGATGGAAGCGCGCCTACGAGTACATCGCCTCGCGCCCCGAGCTGGAGGACATCGTCATCTCGGGCGGCGACGCGTACCAGCTCCGCGCGCAGCAGCTCGAAGAGATCGGCATGACATTGCTCGCCATGCCCCACGTCCGGCGCATGCGGTTCGCCACCAAGGGCCCGGCGGTCATGCCCATGAAGATCCTGACCGACGACGCCTGGACCGACGCGCTCACCCGCGTGGTGGAGAAAGGCCGGCAGCTGCACAAGGAGGTGGTGCTTCACACGCACTTCAACCACCCCCGCGAGATCACCGGCATCACGCAAGATGCGATGAACAAGCTCATGGAGCGCGGTGTCACCGTTCGCAACCAGAGCGTGCTCCAGCGCCGGGTCAATGACACCCCCGAACAGATGACCCTCCTGGTCAAACGTCTCGGACACGTCAATGTCCACCCCTACTACGTGTACGTGCACGATCTGGTCAAAGGCGTAGAGGATCTGCGCACCACGCTCGACACCGCGCTGTACATCGAGAAGCACGTGCGCGGCGCCACCGCAGGGTTCAACACCCCCATTTTCGTGGTCGACGCCCCCGGCGGCGGCGGCAAACGCGACGCCCACTCGTACGAGTACTACGACCGCGAGAGCGGCATCAGCGTCTACACGGCCCCCGCCGTGAAGCAAGGCCTCTTCCTCTACTACGATCCGCTCGATCAGCTCAGCGACACGATGCGTCGTCGTTGGGCCGATCCCGCCGAGCACGAGGTCATGATCCGGCTAGCCATCGCCAAGGCACGCGAGCACGTTCGCTAA